The Ornithodoros turicata isolate Travis chromosome 7, ASM3712646v1, whole genome shotgun sequence genome includes a region encoding these proteins:
- the LOC135400733 gene encoding coagulation factor IX-like → MPIVMDVQRSSGVFLVVLLLSHLAEGQTEAEGNQGLVLVSRSGPCPVTLSGPEGTWKSPGYPHSFVPPVHCEVLLEAPRHRLIQLELADVTLYDENERCHHGSMLRVRDGNTTESSLLGSFCGNQSEPQMLTTRGRHILMMFIAQKGAPEGEFFVRFKHIVDVFGKPVEIQDGDGDDDGGKVVGGKDAKRGSHPWLALFKTSSDPGYCGGALLNDHWVLTAAHCVAPDSLLGSNSNTMILFRKHNQFKSEPGQLNARMKRVLIHPDYNIRNKDSDIALVELDSSIAFNELIRPIALPDAEFAEKTFFAPHDVSGTVAGWGRTEKQPYADTLQEIRVPVKKRIECRASTDVEVTKNMFCAGYSSGKAHQDSCDGDSGGPFVAESGGKHYVIGIVSFGESSCLHKGKYGFYTKVNKFTSWIKEQTGI, encoded by the exons ATGCCCATCGTCATGGACGTGCAGCGCTCCTCCGGAGTTTTCCTTGTTGTGTTGCTCCTGTCACA TCTTGCTGAAGGCCAGACAGAGGCAGAAGGAAATCAGGGGCTGGTCCTGGTATCGAGATCAG GTCCATGTCCTGTGACCCTATCCGGACCGGAAGGTACATGGAAGAGCCCTGGGTACCCTCATAGTTTTGTCCCACCCGTTCACTGCGAAGTGCTTCTGGAAGCTCCCCGACATCGTCTCATTCAGCTAGAGCTGGCAGACGTGACATTGTACGACGAAAACGAAAGGTGCCATCACGGTTCAATGCTAAGAGTCAGAGATGGAAATACCACAG AGTCATCCCTGCTTGGGTCTTTTTGCGGAAACCAGTCTGAGCCTCAAATGCTGACTACGAGAGGCAGGCATATTCTAATGATGTTTATTGCACAGAAGGGAGCACCAGAAGGGGAGTTCTTCGTCAGGTTCAAACACATCGTCGATG TATTCGGCAAGCCGGTTGAAATACAAGATGGCGATGGCGACGACGATGGAGGTAAAGTTGTTGGTGGCAAGGACGCTAAAAGGGGATCCCACCCATGGCTG GCTCTGTTCAAGACATCTTCTGACCCAGGCTACTGCGGCGGAGCTCTGCTGAACGACCACTGGGTTCTTACAGCGGCACACTGCGTCGCACCAGACTCCTTGTTGGGCTCCAACAGCAATACGATGATACTCTTTCGCAAACATAACCAGTTCAAATCGGAGCCTGGGCAGCTCAACGCTCGAATGAAGAGAGTTCTCATACATCCAGACTACAACATCAGGAACAAG GATTCGGACATTGCCCTGGTGGAACTGGATTCCAGCATAGCGTTCAACGAGCTCATCCGCCCCATAGCGCTGCCCGATGCAGAGTTTGCCGAGAAGACGTTCTTCGCTCCGCATGATGTCAGTGGCACGGTAGCAGGATGGGGCCGAACTGAAAAGCAGCCGTACGCAGACACGCTTCAAGAGATCCGGGTTCCCGTCAAGAAGCGAATTGAGTGCAGGGCCTCGACTGATGTTGAG gTGACAAAGAACATGTTCTGCGCGGGATACTCAAGCGGAAAGGCCCACCAAGACTCGTGCGATGGAGACAGTGGTGGACCGTTTGTTGCCGAGTCTGGTGGGAAGCATTATGTGATAGGAATTGTCAGCTTTGGGGAAAGCAGCTGCCTTCACAAGGGAAAATATGGATTTTATACCAAAGTCAACAAGTTCACGTCATGGATCAAAGAACAGACAGGGATAtag
- the LOC135399743 gene encoding glutamate receptor 1-like codes for MGDIYKNRTDITMPTMARFPEREEIADPTVPTQWISILILAGRTAARSTNIWGYVLAFDVQVWMLLLCSVVVLPPVAALLHFYACKMRRQRASFFGLAVTYFWQFFENMFCEASACPPSETSVRVVSSVWWIAVMLLLNAFASLMSACLMVKSEQDRIRTIEDVANRPYLIPYVAGDTGASRLIQTMNAPAYRKVWSMIRRHQSDIKNFYAFPEKMLLEVAQGKAVIIHAGILSKHQVTTFCKNKRLGEYYFADDFVVNTWPFGVYLNRNLPKKLRKTIKDFVVRYIESGLNDFQLRSNQPPLETCLPPEPEKALRFTDMVSIFYIWIACCGLSTLAFVLELLIAKVLAGTGQRGRYRGMKF; via the exons ATGGGAGATATTTACAAAAAC CGAACAGACATCACCATGCCTACGATGGCGCGCTTCCCTGAGCGAGAGGAAATAGCCGACCCTACCGTTCCTACGCAATGGATCTCCATACTCATCCTGGCTGGACGCACCGCAGCACGAAGTACAAACATCTGGGGCTATGTACTCGCTTTCGACGTACAG GTATGGATGCTGCTGCTGTGTTCTGTCGTGGTCCTACCTCCAGTGGCAGCTTTGCTGCATTTCTACGCGTGTAAGATGCGAAGACAACGGGCATCATTCTTCGGACTTGCAGTGACATACTTCTGGCAGTTTTTCGAGAACATGTTTTGCGAAG CGTCGGCATGTCCACCCAGCGAGACATCGGTGCGCGTGGTCAGCAGCGTGTGGTGGATCGCCGTCATGCTCCTGTTGAATGCCTTCGCCAGCCTGATGAGTGCCTGCCTCATGGTGAAATCTGAACAGGACAGGATTCGCACCATTGAAGACGTCGCCAACAGGCCCTATCTCATTCCCTACGTCGCCGGTGACACTGGCGCCTCGCGTTTGATCCAG ACCATGAACGCACCTGCATACAGGAAAGTATGGAGCATGATACGCCGCCATCAAAGTGATATCAAAAATTTCTACGCGTTCCCAGAAAAGATGCTCCTGGAAGTGGCCCAAGGAAAGGCAGTCATCATTCATGCTGGTATTCTCTCAAAGCACCAG GTGACAACATTCTGTAAAAACAAGAGGCTCGGAGAGTATTACTTCGCGGATGATTTCGTCGTCAACACCTGGCCGTTTGGCGTCTACTTGAACAGGAACCTCCCAAAAAAGTTGCGGAAAACCATTAAAGACTT CGTAGTGCGGTACATCGAAAGCGGCCTCAACGACTTTCAGCTGCGATCCAACCAGCCGCCCTTGGAGACGTGTCTTCCACCAGAGCCAGAGAAAGCACTTCGCTTCACGGACATGGTCTCCATCTTTTACATCTGGATCGCCTGCTGTGGGCTCAGCACTCTGGCTTTTGTCCTGGAACTCCTCATAGCTAAGGTTCTTGCTGGTACTGGACAGAGAGGACGCTATCGCGGCATGAAGTTTTAA